The segment GTCACTCATGCACTCTAGATTAAGTGGGCAGACTATAATCTGGAGAAGCTCATTTCTTCTGAGACAGccatacacacatgcatcacaTCCTGTATCATCACAGATTACATTGAGAAAGActaaagttcaaagttcaaagcTTCCATAGATGTAGCTGAAGATCGCTAAGACTGAATTTCAGGTTTCATAGGAAGTAGTTGCATCTAGACTACATTTGAGCTGACTTTAAGCCAGATGTGGCCTGGTTGAACTGCAGACTAGTGTGCTTAAGATCTCAACTCTTTTAATATGTTAAACCAGAGGCCAAAGAGTCTGATCAAACTAGTTTTCTCATAGTCTAAACCCAAAAACTGAAAGATCAGGATGGGTGCACATACTAATttcaatttgcatttttattgctgaagttgtttccagttttttttttttttgtttttttttgttttctaagtAAGTAAACTTTCACACTACTTTTAAATATTGCTGTATTGTTCATGAGTTTATCTATGTTACTGCTCCAGTGAAACCGTAACTACATGGAAATtctgatttctgttttcagtgtttttgaggaaatgttttattggtAAACTATTCTGTGGAATTTCAgatgttaaaacaataaaattgtTGCACAAACAGCTGTGAGAACAGATTTCTTCTTAGGAATTtaatagttttagtttagttgttttttttaagccttATCAGAGTAATAACTTCCCACTCTTGTGCTTGACTTAATGATGCTAAACACATTTATGGAATCAGACcatgatgaaaacacaaatgaacaaatcagATCAATTCAAAATATATTCTGGTCAATTCTTTAATTTTCTGGTGTTTCGGTTGAAGTGTACTACCAACACTGACTCTTAGCAAAACCTGATTTGTGTCTCACAGTAAAGGTTTTTCATGTTTGTGAGTTAAAGTTTGGACCTGAATATTCTAAATAACATTTAGTGCGTCAGTAGCCACGAAAATGTGtttgccaaaaaataaataatgcaacTAATAAAACACTCAGTAGGGTGCATGCAACACTGAATGAAACACATCTttaaatattaacttaaaagtGCCCCAAATGAACCTGAATAGCCTACAAATATGAGAACAGCTAAGGCAGTTTGGCAGTCTTGGTGCACAGCAACAAATATTCATTTCTGTATATGGTTTGAATGATCTGGGGCTGCTATAAAGATTTAAAGTGAACATCTCCACAAAGTTAGCATCTCTAATCAAGACCTGACAAGGAAAGGTCACAATACCAGTTCCTTACTGGAAAAGAAAGTTATTTATGTccacagacattttaaataatatttaaaactgtattttctgttcagatttttagaaacaaaatgtgccctctttaaaaaaaatgctgtatAAATGTTAGAGACAGgatttgtaaaacatttacaaaattgGGCGGAAGCATTtttccaacaaaaaaaaaaaacagattctgGTTTATAAAAGGAACCCCTTTAACCTTACTGAGACAGTGCTCAGCACAGAACTTCCACTATCTGGCAGATACCAGGAAAAGTATGCATGACTATATATGGACTCTAAAGCTGAACTGGATCAAAATCCTTCAGATCACAGCCTCTTTAAGCAAAAATCAACAATGTAACAGTTGTTCCTGAAAAACAATAGTTCCTGAATGGCAGAAGCTTAATGACCAATGCAACAAGCGATTATACAAGCAGCAGTGCAGGGAGCGGAGAGCCCTGCTGTAGGAGACAACTCACTTTTTGGCAAATACAACCTTTTATAATAAGCATATTAACTGGAAAAAATCTGACcatattttgtaaaatgatcTTCCCATTTCAATTATAGTGCCAGAGGCCCAACTGCAGTAGTCAGCTGAAGTCTGATTTGTCTACATGTGAATCATAAATAAGAAGAACCTCTGTTCTTTCACAGTACAGAAGCTCTCAGATTTGTTCATATACCACAGAATTATTTAAGTCATTGTGCTGAATGactttaaactgaaaaaaaaaaaaaaatgaaccaaGGTGCAGTCACTCTAttaactattaaataaatacaactacGATTTATGCAagaacacaaacatatgaaaataaatacaggtcAACTACAAAAacctaaacaaataaaacatgtatgtgtGAACATACAACTGTCTTCGTAACCCCAGAGGGAGACCCCATATGTCAAGCCATTTCTATAAGAAAGTTTCAAGGCTCTGacacgtcacacacacacgcacgcacacacacacacacacttccacagtGAGCTTGCACTGGATGCTGCTGCCGCCACAGCCGGGGTTGGCAGCCAACATGCAACTCAATTTTCTACCATCAAAGAGGAGAGAAGGCACATTGTTTCCAGCGGCATAATCTCCTACTGACTGCGCTGTACCCAAAGAAATTTGTTTACAAAGTGGCCGGATTGGACAAATTACACACTTCagtaaaatgcattattttaaagtCTGAAAAGAAACGCGTTCTCCTCTCAAACAGTCTTCATTTGCCTCTCTGACGCCCAACCAGCCGATGCAGTTTCTCACAGTGGTCCAGCCTCATCGACTCCGCCTTCTGCTTTAACCTTTCATCTCGGTACAGTTGTCCGAGGTTCGCCAGGTCTGATTCTGAAAAGGAGAACACGATAACAAAAGAAAGCTATATTGCATGTTTAGAATAACATTTTTCACCTAAAGGAATAGTAATGCATGTATTTGCCTTCTGGCAGAGTCAGTGCAGATGAAAAGAGGCTTGTTCAGATATGCATGGCCAATGTGACACATACAACAACCTGCAGCGGTAACAAATTCCACCTGCCAGCATCTCTAGCGATCCCAACACTGTTTATCTAATGTGTATAAAAcatgatgaggaaaaaaatagcATGAATGTGCTGATTTACATGAGGAATCAGTTGCCAGGTAACCAGTGTAACTGCTCCCAGCTGCTGGCTggagttttatatttaacttgcAGATGGGGGCAGTACAAGTCGTCTCATCTAACTCTCTGCTAGAGGGCAAAAACAAATACTGCGTAAGATAGTTTTATTAACAGCGAACAACTGCATGCCTTCTGTATTTGAGGGATTAATCGAGTTTATTCCAGTGAGACATGCTCCGTAACTAAAACAGACCGTCTGTCATGCACAGTGAGCCGTTCACGTactctgctgtttctctttccaGCACCGGCTTTGGAGGTGTTCGATATAGTCACTCTCTATTGTTTTCTCCAGTTCGTCCAGTGACGCCCCACGGTATTCTTTCTCAAAACTTTTATCCACATAGTACGGTACGCCCATGTGCTGCGTTTCCCTGGAAACCACCAGCCCCATGGCCCTGAAACCCAAACACATGATTTAGATGTATTCAGTGAACCTATATGTCACCGTAGTGCAACCCAGGgatttgtttaaatgtcaaTATGGTAAAGTTTACGGTGCGACAGACTCACGGCTTATAAAAGAGACTGTAGGGCGGGTTAGTGGCCATCATCTGAGTAAACACTGATATGAGGATTAGCACCAGCACTGGGAGAAGCTGCAGGAGTGCCGTGAAGGTGTTCTGTGGGAAGACAAAACCAGCACAGATCACAAAGCATATCATACTGTATCTAGGCAGCACTCATTTACTGTATTCATGCCAGCACAGTCCGTTTGTGTCTGAAAACACAGTCCTCCAAAGCAATAAAGGCACTTGAATTAAGAGGAGAGTAAGAGCAAAACAGCATCCccaaaagtcatttttaatccATTACTGTTGTTCTCTAGTGCACAGTGATGATTGGAATCATGCTAAATCTCCACACCAACATCACAACATCAAGCTGTGGTTGTGTTTAGGTTTTCTGAGTCACACTGACCTGACTCTGGTtttcctccaccacctcctcgCGCCTCTCATAAGCGCGTCGACGGCGAGGTTGATAGAACTGAGAGTAGGAGGCTCCTTGGTTGGTGTACACGTGGATATTTCCTGTAGAGACACATAGTTTCATAGCATCTACATTCCCGCAGTAAGACAATATCTCTAAAGTATGGTCAGCATAACAAATAGTACTGAGAACGataatacagaaaacactgctATGAACACtactaaaacatattttacatttaaaacatctaaGAGTACATTTAAAATCTGGGCTTTTATTCGTGTGTTTACCTGCTGAGAAAAGATGCCAGGTGCTTTGGAAATATTCAAATTTCTTTCAAATGATCCACAATCCCCAGGGATTTTATTTGATGCTAAAAGGCCAATTTAAATAGCAACCTCTCAGCGGCTTTGGTATTCTTGCATGTAATCCTCCTCTTTACATACGGCCGCTGTAACTGTAACCTCTTCCGCCAGCCTAACACAACCGCTCACCTGTGGGAAACCTTCCtccaaagaaaatgttgaaaagtTCCTCGGGGGAAATGTCAGCCTCAAAGTCTCTGTGGAAGCTTCGGTGGTGGCCATGGCGACTGTGGCTGGGGTGCTGGGGTGCATTCGAAGCTGCAGACTGGTCTCCATATTGATCATACTGCTGCCTCTTCTCTGGATTGCTCAGCACTGCATAGGCATTGCCTATTGCTGTTGGGAGAAGAGTGGACTATTTGGTTGTAGCATTCATCCTCGGATAGACACATAATAtgtgtgacatgtttgtgtttttgagagctcttttcttttctttcctctcctaaAAGTTTTACCTTTGAAAGCATCTGTGGCTCCTGGAGCAAAGTTCTTATCCGGGTGAAACTTGAGGGCCAACTTCCTGTATGCCTTCTTTAAATCTTCATCGCTGGCTGTTTTGGGAACACCAAGGATTTCATAGAAGTCTTTGCAATTCTTTATCCTGTAAAGACACGGTGTAATTCGTGTGAGAACCCCTCACCTGAAATTCACAGCTTACAAGAGATGTTCTCTTTCAAACTCACATGAGGTAACAGAGATTAGTTGGATGTACATTCACAGGGAGGGCTCCACCCAACGATGAATGTTATATCTACATTCAAAGACCTACATTAATGGAAACTGAATGGCCCATGctatgaaatgtttgtttcaaacaaaaacactgtggcGAGCAGTACTTACAATTACCATTACTATAATTTCATTCCCGTATATATGGAAAAACATATTGCACAGTCCCAGGGGGAGATGGGAGCCAACTTTTTGATACACTTTTGCTGGCAGAGCGGTGCATCTGTGGGTGGGACACCACAGGTGTTGTTAACTGGCATCTGGAATACTCAATGAAAGGGCAACAAAGGTACCTGTAAATGACTGTGTATGGCCAATTTGGTAGGTTACTCGGAGCAAGCAACACAGCCACAGTTAAGTAATGAGGAGAAAATGCAGCTGTCAGTCTGTCAAAAACATATACATGCACAAAGGCGCCACTAAGCACCTGAGGACACCCTGCCGTTGATCCTCGGTGTAGCTCTTTTTCTCGTCCCTGCTCGCATTACTAGTTTCGTTGCTCCTAATGTCCTCGTCTCTCCAGCCTGATGGTGGGGGTACGTGGTTTGCTTCTGGCGGAGCAGTGCCTCCATCCCTTGCTATGGCGTCTATAAGCACTGCAAACGAGGACACAGTGTCTAAGGTCAACTGACAGAtcaagaggaaacagaagagagagagcacaAAGTGCactggagaaagaagaaagaaagcaggaaaCTGTGGCACAAATCTATAAATGCCCTAATAATACAATCATACAGGGATAAATTAAAGAAACCCTCAACTTTAAGTAAGTCATACAGCCACCACAAGCTGACAAATCAGCTTCAGTGTAACTGATACAGCTCTGCATGATGTTTTTAACTCATGAAAATACAAACTGCTGCCCCTGTTGCATTCAGTGCCTCATGTGTCTTGCATTCAAAGACCTCATAGGGACACAGGACGGCTCCATTATACTGGTGACTGTGACACTGCTGCAAAACTACttaagcagcagaaaacacGTCCAGGTTTAAACGCGGCCCTGCTTTAAGGGGGGAGGGAGCTCTCCATTTCGGCATGCACCCTGCACAAGTGGCCCTGAAATACACAGTAGTCATAAAGCTGGACGAGGTTTATCCCTGTGTGGAAAATAGAAATCCATTCATCCTTAAACCAGACATTATTGTCTACAATTAAAAGCTGGGACAAGTTGAGCAGCAGTAGTTGGCGAGACTGCCATTAGGAGAGTGTGCGTCAGCTAATTTTACCTCTGGCCCGGGTGCTGGGGAACATTTTCTGCGcttcaaacagcagctgcagcgcCCGATCCTTCCGTCCGGAGCGCAGACACAGCTTCGCCTTCTCGATCAGCCGGTCGGCTTCGTCTTTGTCCATTTCGGCGTTCCGGGGACGCGTCGCACGGTCCGGTCGCTGTGTGCAGAGGTCTGTCCCTGTGTAATGTGCGTCAGTATCATGTAGCAAGGCGATCCGCCACCGCTAAAGGTTGGATAGCCGCTTAGCTTCGCACACTGACAGCTGCGTAATGTTAGCTCGGTGCGAGCCCGCAGACGCTCAGAGCTCCTCCGCGCTATCCGATTAGCAGACGACGGTGGTTTGAACCGGGCTGCAGACAGGCCTGCACCTGGgccattttttgttttcaaagggCTGCCTGAAATCGGACTGTTGTGCAGCCTGCTTCACGGCGTTAAAAAAGGAGCACCCTGTTTAATTAAATCCACGGAGCTGCGATGCACAAGAGCTGGATGCAAGACAGGAGCGACGTCACATCCTGTGGATGGAGCAGAAAACCCAACACATCCAAGAAGGAAAACTACCGTGATGTTGACCCAAAACCAGACTGAGGGACAGTGGCAAAACATATATAAAGAGCTCCTGCTACATGTAGTGGTCCAACATCAGCAGAGGACAGTGCTTTAACATGGGAAGAAGGGGTCATGCGCATGGTGTGATGTGATGTATCTTGTCCTGGGATGAATGTGAcaagttgtttgtttgcatcATTTTAGCACCACACTTTTTATTATGTCATTAGATTAAAATACTGTCAGATAATTCTCATGCTGCCATTTTCAGCATGACCAATTGTCCTAGTTGGAGACATTATCCACAAGTaagaatgtttttattgatctgGATGCAGCTTAGATCAGTGTGAAAGTATAACTGAGCACTCAGTCAGTGAGttcaaacagcacagcagatTTTTGTTCATGCATATTTTATTCAAGagtaaaaaaatgtgatttgtccCATAGGGCATGCTTACAATGTGTGTATCATTTAGGAAGTCAAATGCCAAAACATATTTCCAtagataataaaaaatgttgcaAGATAGAATCCAATATATTGGTTTGTTGAATTATGCATGTAGGCCATACAAGAACCAGAAACAGAGTAAGTAAAATAACCATAAGCTAaattttaacaataataatatcagCAGTAAATAGAACCAGAGTACAATGTTTCCTGCTAAACATAGGTGCGACACACgattttctttgtgtccaaTTCATTTACATCTGAAAACCATGCTATCATGCTTTGGCAGCCTGAAAGTTGCTTTTCACTGAGATTATATTCATTCACACTATTGAACATTTTATGTACATCAgtacaaccaaaaaaaaaaaaaaaagaaaaagaaaaagaaaagaaaaattaataaataaatacaaaaataatcataattatgAAGAATTAATACAAAATTCAAAGAGAGGTAATTTAAATAACAGAATGAAAAAATGGACAATTAAAGGAAGCCTATTTATAAAACgtataaaacaagacaaatcaaACTACAAAtataattcaaaaataaaataattcaagtTTACTATTTGAAACACAACTATCACAATTATAATCTCACGTAACAATTAGGAACTTAATTGCATGCATTGATGCGTTCCATACCATAGATGCTGTGTTAAAAATCACTGTTTGTCCATCCTTATTAATcatatatgtttattattaaatagaAAGATGGaatataaagtagaaaaaatattAACGTGTGAAAAGAAAATTCCACAAATTTATgttatgctgtgtgttttgatgttggGGCTTCAATGGTATGGATTTTCCCAAATGATTAATTTTGAAGGATtgtaatatttcttgttttaatttgatttcttttctcctcttttatcagttaaaaatacacattcatTGTGGGACACAAATGGACTTTTCTTGTTAGATACGGTTTACTTggcctttttttccactgtgctcCACAATAAAATAGATTCACctaaaaactgatttgaaaaataagaaattatatAAGATTAACACACCTTGATGGAATATGGGTTGTTTCATAAACCAAACATGTTAAATTTAGCGAAAACCAAATCACTAATAAACTTAATTTTCTTTAGGATACATTCTTCAAATTCCTTAAATGAACTTCTGGATGAGCCCTGTTTTCAGAATGTCCTGCTTATTCCAGATGACACGATGATGGTTACTAAATTtactttaaacaaaaatattttagattttatgcATTTACAAACTTGTAGAATTTCCTTCTCACTATGATATAGTAATTACTGTAGCTCTTGAAATCTCATGGAATTTGCAGCACagcaaaaagtgcaaaaaaCTCAAAGGGCACTAATGTACACTTCAATTGCCACCCATATTCAAGCAGGTGAGAACTAATCAGATAGTGACAGCAGAGGATTTGCAAAAGTTAAGACTCACTTCTTCCCTTTTCCTCTGTAGTCCAGGAGCTAGTGTTAATGCTGTTTCATTGGAGCTTCACAAAAGTATATGGTCCAAAGCTTCCCTTAGTGGTGGATGCAGAAAGTGAATGGCATTATTCTTGGACACGTGTGAGATTCAGCTTCAGAGCCGCACTGCTCTGATATAAAATGCTTAAACAGttagtggagaggaagaaaaataactGAGGAAGGATCCAGACCAAAATACAAACCTCTGGGACTGACAAACAGACACTGATGAAATTGCATCTTCATGTGGCATAGCGTGCTCCTGGTGGGGACTTTTTCTGAAGTTAAATTCTGGTGTTTAATCTGCGATGCTGAGGTACTTACAGTAAACAAGAGAAATGTTCCACATGCTCCTCTTGTcccctccctttctttcctAATCTCCTCCAAGTTACTTCTTGCTAGGAGATGACTGATAATGAAGGAGGTGAGGAAAGGAGCATTGCTAAAAGAGTGCTGAAACATTGCTAAGATGAAGCTTAAGCTCAGACTACAGAGCTGTAAGCATACAAGTATCCAGTCCTCTTTTCCTGGTAGATTATGGCGTCTTACTACatggaaaatcaatcaattTAATTTGACTGGTAAGACTGCACTAAACgatttttctttccatttgctTTCTTTCCCACAAAGTGACTTGGTAATACTAgcaaaacatgaacataaacaagATAATAATGTGAATTTGTGAGTGATTCATAATAAACACTTTATAAAACACTAAATGATTTGTGTCACATGGATACTGCAATTATGTCTTCTGTCAGGCCCTGTGATGAAGGAGCAGACATCTGTCAGTGCTCAGAACAACGCA is part of the Anabas testudineus chromosome 14, fAnaTes1.2, whole genome shotgun sequence genome and harbors:
- the dnajc18 gene encoding dnaJ homolog subfamily C member 18 — protein: MDKDEADRLIEKAKLCLRSGRKDRALQLLFEAQKMFPSTRARVLIDAIARDGGTAPPEANHVPPPSGWRDEDIRSNETSNASRDEKKSYTEDQRQGVLRIKNCKDFYEILGVPKTASDEDLKKAYRKLALKFHPDKNFAPGATDAFKAIGNAYAVLSNPEKRQQYDQYGDQSAASNAPQHPSHSRHGHHRSFHRDFEADISPEELFNIFFGGRFPTGNIHVYTNQGASYSQFYQPRRRRAYERREEVVEENQSQNTFTALLQLLPVLVLILISVFTQMMATNPPYSLFYKPAMGLVVSRETQHMGVPYYVDKSFEKEYRGASLDELEKTIESDYIEHLQSRCWKEKQQKSDLANLGQLYRDERLKQKAESMRLDHCEKLHRLVGRQRGK